The Chrysemys picta bellii isolate R12L10 chromosome 3, ASM1138683v2, whole genome shotgun sequence DNA window TCTATAGAGCACCCATCTGAGCCAGCCTTAACTTGATGAGGTACTTTTTTCTTCCCAACACACAGGCTAGGATTCTTTCTTCCTtgccttttgttgttttttacttTAATCTCTTTTTAGGGGGGATGGATTTAGattacagaaaaataaatacatcagtTTAGACTAGTTTTCTGAAcactcaaacttaaaaaaaaaaaagtcaagaggTTCATGAACTGATTTCTAGCCAAAAATAATGCCATGGCACAGATAGCAAAACAAAATGTTATTAACCTAAGAAAACAAACTCCCCCATGCCATTTCAGGAAGAGAGATGCCTAAGAACAAGTCGTAAGATTTTTATGAAGGGAAGAGTGTGTATATAGGTCCTGATCATGTTATGGACTGAACTCAGGTGTTAAGGCTAAGCCCACACAGAGAGACCCAATGAAGTAATGGAATGGGTAAAGGTATATGCTTGCATGTACTCAGTTGCAGTAGTGTGGCCATATTTTCCATATACACACAGTACTCAAAACCACTTAAAAATTTTCCATAAAATTCATCTTTGGGAACAGGCCAAGCATAAAGGATATGAACCTGAAAGGGAAGAGTTTCAGAAAATTCTGAATGAGTGAAAATGGGAGTTAGAATGGAAACTGTCATGCAACCTTGCTGTTTTTCATCCAAAATAGGGCACTTCATGCACCAAAATGCACCCAACTCTGTGGTGGCAGCCTCTTGGTTACAGTTATATTTTTGTATAAAATGCATTGTGCTTGCAGAATATATTTGATAACATGTTTTTAGTCTTTATGGTATACACTGTCCAGTTTTCACACTacttaaatatatacataaagCACTTCAAAATATTTGTCAGTCTAGTATTTTTTAGAGTTGTTCACTCAAAAATCAAAGCACCTTGAGTGTTATTAATGGAGCTATCTTGTAGACTCAGATGTACAGAGTACTTTGCTACATACCTCAAAGTATCTACTTCTGTGTATGAATCTGAGGGGGCAGCAATATACTTTTCAACGTATGTGATAATTAGATTGTGATCTGGTACAAAGATAGGATGCTCTTGCAGGTTGAAACTAAACTGGCTTAAATCAAAGGATTGGACAATGATCTTCTTCCAAGTAGAAGCAACAGAAACCTACACATGAAGAAAATTCATGTATCTAAAGTTCCTTATGTAACTTTTCCAATGTTCTCCAGAATCAAAGCTTTTATGAAAAATGTACCTCTGGTGCTGAAGAAAGCCATCATGCCATAAATCATCTTGTTTGTTCTGTAGCCAGACACACTGACACAATATAACACCAAGTGTGAAGCGTGAAATTCCCCCATTTGTCTTACTGGAGTGTAAACATCAAAGCCTAGCTTTGACTACCAAAAATTGCTTACATTTTTACACCACTTTGTCTAAAATAGAAACACACAGTTCTAGTCACAGAAACATTTAATGTCAGCCTACAATTTAaatatgttcatttttaaatgcaaagtACAATTGGCTTCATCTTTAACTGGTAAATTCACATGTCAATATGTAAGTTTCTTTTACTCTCCCTAGTTAAAAAGTGAAATCACACTGGTGCCACTTGGTAGGTATTGCAGACCTCAGAGTAGCTGCTTGGAAAGACTTGTCTCCTGCAGCCCATAGAATGGGAGTGCACTCAAAACCAGGAAGGTTTTCTGTATATGTCtcgattttgtttaaaatttattttaatatattatcaACATTAACCCTTGAgtgcaagtcttttttttttttttttaaagtagttagCTCATTCCATCAGCATATAGTGGACTACAGGCCCAAGGATTCTTAAACTACAGATCCAAAAGGGTTAGTGATAAAGGTCAACCAAACTCTAGCAACCCTTGACTGAGAAACACCCTGTCTGGAAAAACAGACCCACAAAATCATAGTGAAACCATGgacttttctttgttttcctttggtACCGCTGGCAAGCATTGGCCCTTTAGAACCTTTGCATTTCAGATCAGCTGCTAATAAAACTGAATCGCTTTCTTTCAGGAAGCCAGACAGTAACAGTTTTCTGGAGTATATTAAATAGCATTTATTGAGTCTGCAACCGCAGGGGCAGAGTTATTGTGCTCTCACCCCCAGCAATTTGCACACTAGGATATGGAGCATTCGTAACATTCTTTTGTCCATTCAAAAAAACCACATGAATAAATGAAATAACATAAAAGGGGGTTTTAAACCTTATTTATACCCTCAATTTTGTAAACAGAAACAGAATCAAAATCTTGTTCTTATTCACAAATACATCCCCTCTTCTCAAACTTTAATTATTTCTATTGAAGAAGGGGCCCGGCCTCCTAGTGACCGGGGCTGGTGTGGGAATGGTCCATCCTAATGTGGAGGAAACCAAGGAGAGCTCTCTAGTTCTCTACCAGATGGGCACAGGAAAAGATGGGTGGCTAATAGGAGGAGTGCATAGGTGTCTCACTGGGAGAAGATTCACATCTCAGGTTGTGGAGAGATCCTTAGTGTAGGGAAGCTTCAGTATCTTCAGTTGGGGAAGAGCTGCCCTTCTTGGGAGGCCTTTGTATCTCAAACTGGGGAAGCTCTGTGGGTGCACATGGGCAACAGACACTAAAAGCCTTCCCCAGAAAATCTTATGGACGAGGTTGTTTGGGCTTGCCACCTCGTTTTTAACTGCAGTGACCTCTGAAGTATAGGAAGAAAAGGCATCACGCTATATACACAAATACATATTTACAGACTACATGGCAAAAGAGGAAATTAGATACAGGGTCAAATATATGGCCATTAGCAAATGAAAAGGTCCCTTATGTGGATCTGGAGGTTGTTCAGAGTTCCTTTAAAACTGTCCTGTTCTTTGAGCATAAGTCCTTTTGTTTTGTAAATGAGCCAGAGCCAGCATGATATCTCATTGGGATAAACAGATGCTTGCTCTCACTTAAACCATGGTCATAACCTTTAGACTGGCAGGTTGGAATCTCCTAATCTTCTTCTTCAGTGCCTTTGAAGCTTTGATACGACAGATTTTGGGCATGGGGGGAAGAGGCTTGGAAGAGGCCTGGACAGCTGCTGGCTGCCTAACAGAAGCTTCGGGCCAGACCAACTCGCTTTCATCGGCATCATCATAGTCAAGAGTGAGGCTGCTGCTATTGCTGCTGCCCTCTGAATCACTTTCACTGGACTCGCTGTCCCCAAAGCAGTTGGTTGTGTAATCACTGACCTCACCTTCGCTGGTCTCTGCAATGGTGGAGTGGAAAAGGGAAGCACATTCAGCGGAGTATTCAGAATGGTCTGACTCGCTTTTGGCATATGTTCCATGGCGGTGATGCTTTGAACGTGCCCTCATGCTTACAGTACGCAGGACCCCTGCTCTCCTTACTGGCTGTCTTGGTGGCCCTAGGCCAAAGCCACTAGAGAGGCTGGCAAGGTGAGCCTTTGCTGAGATCTCCACAGTGGACTGCCATTTACGCTGTTTTTTCTTGGTGGCTGTGTCTATGTAAGCCGTTTCAAGAGAATACAGTGCATTAGCAGATGCCCGGTAAAGTTCAGGCCTGGATGGTGCTGGGGGGATTCGGAATTGCACGGGGAATAGGCTGGACTCTGAACAAGACCTGCCAGTAACCTCTCCAGCGTATGTAGATCTCCTGACAAGGCTCTTTCCTCCATGCTGTTTTTGAGGCAAATTCCACTCAACAGGCAGCCTGGCAGCTCCATGGGCTCCCCTTGACTTTTCTGCACAAAGGGTCTGCTTCCCAGGCCTTAGCACCTTCTCACTGTTCCTTCTCTTAACCTTCACAGACTTCATTTTGGAGCTGGCAAACCTCACTCTGACTTGatgggattctgcagggacaAACTGGGCGTGAACAAATTCACTCTGAGTCACTGGCTCATCACCCCCTGCATTAGCCAGCTTGAGGGTGCTGCACCTTCTGTTAGGCTTTCTGGGAAGGATAGCTTTAGTGTTCAAGATACCTGGACTAGAGACCTTGTAGCATATCTGTGAGCAGGAGGAACTGTGCTCCAGGCCTCTCCCCACTGCTTCTGCCAGAGGAGAGCCTCTGGCTGTTGACTTGGCAGGGTAACAACTATTTACAGCTGACGACTCTGGGTCAGGCAGGTTGGATGGCTGCTCTACATTCACACAGTGAAcagtcccctgctgcttggcacATTCCCCTTCAGGCACCTCCCTCTGCAGTTTCCCTTCAGCTTTGTTACCTTCCAGAGAGTTCCCTTGTTTTTCCAgctggttgctgctgctgctgctaatttTCACTCCACCAGTGCTGGGGGTTATAATGAGTCTCTGGGGCATTGTGGATGGCTGGCTCTTTGTTGAAACCCTCTCACTGGCATCTGCATGATTGTTCCCTTTGCATCTTGTCAGCTGCAGCAGTTTGTTGATATAACCCCCTGGCCTGGCCTCAATGACTGGCCTAGTCCTAATCAAGCTAGGGCCTGTAACACTAGGCATGGGTTTATTGGGGGAAGAGTGGTTGTCTGTTTCCAATGGTACCCCCACCAGAGAAAAAAGTGGGCTTTGTAAAGCCACAGCATGAAGAGGGCTTGGGTAAGGATACACATCATTGCCGCTCTTGGAGACCAAGTCATTTTGGTATTTTGGGTCCACACTCTGGAACTGGAATTCCACTCCATGACAAAGGGGGGGCACGGATTTGGGGTCTGTCACTTTCTGAAATCCAGTGTCTTCTGGCAGACGTCTTTCCAGGTCACCTGGATATCGAATGGAAATAAATCAAAGAGTTATATCACAGGTAATTTCTTCTATTGCCACACCTTATATTTCAAGGAGATATTTCAGAGACTATTTCATGTCCTTTGTCATTAATGAGTATTTTAGTGTAATCGtgacaaaaataagttttaatACCCCAAGAACTCTGCATTTCTTTGTATTATTTTCTTGTTGAGACCATAAAAGTGTGAGGAAAACGTGCTTTAGAACACACCCATGTAAAAACAATGAATGGGTAAATGCAAAAGGGCAGATTCTcatttcagttacaccagtgtaaatcctgaGTAACACGGCTGCTTTCAGTGGGTTTACACTCGTATATAATGATCGGAATCTGGACCAATGATTTTAAAAGCAAATGACTGAACCCATGTCTTACTTGAGGTTTAAACTGTGGTCACTTAAGAAAAATTAATGCTTGTgccattaaaatgttttaaaactacACAGCTCAAaaggcactaaaaaaaaaaaaaaaaagattatctcCCAAGAGAGGTGTAAAAAGAATCCAAGTACCAGGAAGTCTAAAGTCAAATGTCacataaaaaaatccattaaagtcTAGCAGAATTTGTTAATTCTTTCCTCTCAGGACCAGCTAGAGACTCTCTCAGGGTTAGGCTTCCCATAGCAACTGAGGAAATAAATTCTTGAAATTCCCAGGAGGTAAACAGTTAATATTATTGGTTCTAATGGTTAACTTTGAATTCAAACTGCCCTCCCCATCCTGGTTCATGTGTCTTTTGAAATCTACAGTCCTGAACCAACTGCTTTAACCGGACTTAATGGAGCTAAAGTCAAAGTGTCTCTTAATCCCTTCAGAGCTGGCAACTACTGCTGTGTTCTTTTACATTTTGCCTCAGTGAGACACTGCAGTGAGCACTAACACTTTAACTACATTGGAAAGCCATTTAGATGCATTTTGCATTTTACAGGCTCACTCCTTCTCCCCCGGAATCCAATGAAACCTCTTAATTGGATCTTTTCCCTTCATTTGAAAACAAAGTTGCAGAGGGTTGCCTTTCTGAAGTGAGTCACCCGCTGCATTCGCTGTTCTTGGAGTCTTTGATTCTAGCAGGCAACACTTAAGAGACTTTATTAAATgggaggtaaattgaaaaattcttttgcaggtaggtgtgtgtgttttaaaaagacatttggAGGAATAGACTAAGAATTATCTTCACCCCAAAAGAG harbors:
- the DACT2 gene encoding dapper homolog 2 codes for the protein MLGESQQHRPGGWDRCRVGERLQAALAGLQELQVLREKQRALVSGALAMQQQPAARGDQARSKEHRLEATLTALKEQLSRLRRQDVGLKSHLDQLDQQISELKLDVRKSSSEYLDSDSRPSSGFYDLSDGGSCSLSNSCTSVYSESISSSHTSLLPSCQQPKTRLSVFDYRPKSADETTVHTTKFQHQGVYVSDGYRIKASTDISGTPARSRPRPVSTGDLERRLPEDTGFQKVTDPKSVPPLCHGVEFQFQSVDPKYQNDLVSKSGNDVYPYPSPLHAVALQSPLFSLVGVPLETDNHSSPNKPMPSVTGPSLIRTRPVIEARPGGYINKLLQLTRCKGNNHADASERVSTKSQPSTMPQRLIITPSTGGVKISSSSSNQLEKQGNSLEGNKAEGKLQREVPEGECAKQQGTVHCVNVEQPSNLPDPESSAVNSCYPAKSTARGSPLAEAVGRGLEHSSSCSQICYKVSSPGILNTKAILPRKPNRRCSTLKLANAGGDEPVTQSEFVHAQFVPAESHQVRVRFASSKMKSVKVKRRNSEKVLRPGKQTLCAEKSRGAHGAARLPVEWNLPQKQHGGKSLVRRSTYAGEVTGRSCSESSLFPVQFRIPPAPSRPELYRASANALYSLETAYIDTATKKKQRKWQSTVEISAKAHLASLSSGFGLGPPRQPVRRAGVLRTVSMRARSKHHRHGTYAKSESDHSEYSAECASLFHSTIAETSEGEVSDYTTNCFGDSESSESDSEGSSNSSSLTLDYDDADESELVWPEASVRQPAAVQASSKPLPPMPKICRIKASKALKKKIRRFQPASLKVMTMV